The following coding sequences are from one Candidatus Nanopelagicus hibericus window:
- the rpmI gene encoding 50S ribosomal protein L35 has translation MPKMKTHSGAKKRFRVTGSGKIMHERAGKRHLLERKSSRLTRRLTGDVAAKAPNAFAAKRMLGLK, from the coding sequence ATGCCAAAGATGAAGACACATAGTGGAGCGAAGAAGCGCTTTCGCGTTACTGGATCAGGAAAGATCATGCACGAGCGTGCTGGCAAACGCCACCTGCTTGAACGAAAATCTTCAAGATTAACCCGTCGCCTAACTGGTGATGTGGCAGCTAAAGCGCCAAATGCATTTGCCGCAAAGCGCATGCTCGGTTTGAAGTAA